GTAGCAGTCCTCATCAGGAACGGTAAGCCCGAGTGCCCGAATCTGCGGAACGATCAAGTCCACATACTCTTGACGCACTTGCTCATTGGTTTTCGTCTTGATTCTCCACTTCATCGACTGGGCCGTGTGTGCCGAAAGATTATCCGGCGGGCCGGACATCATGAGCGTCGGGTACCACCAGCGATCGATAGCCTGCTGCACCATTGCTTTCTGTTCGGGCGTCCCTTTCGCAAGCGTTGCGACTAAAT
The genomic region above belongs to Bacteroidota bacterium and contains:
- a CDS encoding phenylacetate-CoA oxygenase subunit PaaI is translated as LVATLAKGTPEQKAMVQQAIDRWWYPTLMMSGPPDNLSAHTAQSMKWRIKTKTNEQVRQEYVDLIVPQIRALGLTVPDEDCYYDEKNGHWHYSQPDWEELKRVVNGDGPMNKERLAVRRKAHEDGKWVREALAAKQQRKEAAA